A segment of the Acidobacteriota bacterium genome:
GGCGCCCAGCCTTTGTTCGATGTCACGGAGCTGGTGGCTGAGCGCGGACTGGGTGAGGTAGAGGCGGCGTCCCGCCTTCGTCACGCTCCCCTCCTCGGCGATCGCAACGACCAGCTTCAGGTGCCGGATTTCGAGATCCATGGTCCTCCCTCCTCGCATGACCATAGATCATCGAATCTGTGAAAACAAACGATTGCATTCATGGACCCGCGGACCCTACGGTTCTCGCGCCGAAGACGGGGCCCCGGGACTCCCCGGGGGACGGGACGGGGGCAACGGGAGGGGGCGCATGAGACGGATCGCGATCTTGGGAACGCTGCTGGCCGCGGCGACGGGCCTCCCCGGCGCGACTCACCGGCCCGGCGGACCGGCGACGTTCCGGGTGCGCGTGGAAAACGTCTCCCTCCGGGGAACTCTGACCCCCTCCATCGGCCCCGGGATGGCGGCGACGCTCTCGAGTGGCGTCTGGGTCCTCCACGACGCCTTCGGACCGCTCTTCACGACGGGGCGCCCCGACCGCGGCGAAGGACTCGAGGAGCTCGCCGAGGATGGAAACCCCGGGAGGCTCGCGGCGTACCTGCCGTCACGGGAGGGCGTCGTCGCGTCGGGGCTCTTCGGGAACGCCGGAGATCGGCCCCTCGGCCCGGGAGACGCGATCGAGTTCGAGATCTCCGCGCTCCGTGGCGAGCGGCTCTCGCTCGCGATGATGCTCCGGGAGTCGAACGATCTCTTCTTCGCGCCGATCGAGACGGGGATCGCGCTCTTCGACGCGCGCGGACGCCCCGTGTCGGGAGACGTCACGGATCAGATACTGCTCTGGGACGCCGGCAC
Coding sequences within it:
- a CDS encoding spondin domain-containing protein, with the translated sequence MRRIAILGTLLAAATGLPGATHRPGGPATFRVRVENVSLRGTLTPSIGPGMAATLSSGVWVLHDAFGPLFTTGRPDRGEGLEELAEDGNPGRLAAYLPSREGVVASGLFGNAGDRPLGPGDAIEFEISALRGERLSLAMMLRESNDLFFAPIETGIALFDARGRPVSGDVTDQILLWDAGTEIHQEPGLGAFQGSRQTRPGAGFAEQGTVHPVEDGFVYPDVSRVLRVTIATTR